From the Takifugu flavidus isolate HTHZ2018 chromosome 12, ASM371156v2, whole genome shotgun sequence genome, one window contains:
- the LOC130535159 gene encoding aldehyde dehydrogenase, dimeric NADP-preferring-like, producing MERQALQRAREAFLSGRTRAVEFRLQQLHALLKMITEKETDISSALKEDLNRSQYDTPLLELISIENEIKLAIEKLSEWAAPRPVEKNLLTISDEAYIQLEPLGVVLIIGAWNYPWAVTLLPLVGAIAAGNAAVVKPSELSESSSVLLRSLLPHYLDKDLYPVVTGGASETQELLRLRFDHIFYTGSGAVGRLVMEAAARHLTPVTLELGGKSPCYIDKDCNIRVACRRITWGKFANCGQTCIAPDYILCEPCIQGRVVECIRQTLLEFYGPDPKSSPDYGRIISRRHFNRIMGLMEGYTAVVGGQSDASQRYIAPTVLKDVPPHSRLMQEEIFGPLLPIVTVSDMDEAIRFINEREKPLALYLFCSDKKAVKRMIEETSSGGVTVNDVLMHYTLCSLPFGGVGQSGMGRYHGKHTFDQLSHHRACLVRSLGMENINLSRYPPQDRRRARRARMALTSPLIDMSKKTLVWAVVATILCLGLLITLLIVLLVASGLNCTCWFWRGFYY from the exons ATGGAGCGGCAGGCCCTGCAGCGGGCCAGGGAGGCCTTCCTGAGCGGCAGGACTCGAGCCGTGGagttcaggctgcagcagctccacgcGCTGCTGAAGATGATCACCGAGAAGGAGACGGACATCTCCTCCGCCCTCAAAGAGGACCTCAACAGG AGCCAGTACGACACTCCACTGTTGGAGCTGATAAGCATCGAAAATGAGATCAAACTGGCGATAGAGAAACTCTCAGAATGGGCGGCACCGAGGCCAGTGGAGAAGAACCTCCTCACCATATCAGACGAGGCCTACATCCAGCTGGAGCCCCTGGGAGTGGTGCTCATTATTGGGGCCTGGAACTACCCCTGGGCTGTTACCCTCCTCCCCCTGGTGGGAGCCATCGCTGCCG GGAACGCAGCAGTGGTGAAGCCGTCCGAGCTCAGCGagtcctcctccgtcctcctccgaTCTCTGCTGCCCCACTATCTGGACAAG gACCTGTACCCGGTGGTGACGGGGGGAGCGTCCGAGActcaggagctgctgaggcTCAGGTTTGACCACATCTTCTACACTGGCAGCGGCGCGGTGGGGAGGCTGGTGATGGAGGCCGCGGCTCGCCACCTCACCCCGGTGACCCTGGAGCTGGGGGGGAAGAGCCCCTGCTACATCGATAAGGACTGTAACATCCGAGTGGCCTGCCG GCGCATCACCTGGGGGAAGTTTGCCAACTGCGGCCAGACGTGCATCGCCCCGGACTACATCCTGTGTGAACCCTGCATCCAGGGCCGAGTGGTGGAGTGCATCCGACAGACTCTGCTG GAATTTTACGGCCCCGATCCCAAATCCTCGCCGGACTACGGCCGCATCATCAGCCGGCGTCATTTCAACAGAATCATGGGGCTGATGGAGGGTTACACCGCCGTGGTGGGAGGACAGAGCGACGCCTCACAGCGCTACATCG CTCCAACTGTGCTAAAGGACGTGCCCCCACACTCCCGGCTGATGCAGGAGGAGATCTTCGGCCCCCTGCTGCCTATCGTGACCGTGAGCGACATGGACGAGGCCATCCGATTCATCAACGAGAGGGAGAAGCCTCTGGCGCTCTACCTCTTCTGCTCCGACAAGAAG GCGGTGAAAAGGATGATCGAGGAGACATCGAGCGGAGGAGTGACGGTCAACGATGTGCTGATGCACTACACGCTCTGCTCGCTGCCCTTCGGCGGCGTTG GTCAGAGCGGTATGGGCCGTTACCACGGTAAACACACCTTTGACCAGCTGAGCCACCACAGGGCGTGTCTGGTCCGCTCTCTGGGCATGGAGAACATCAACTTGTCCCGCTACCCTCCACAAGACCGCCGGCGAGCTCGCAGGGCTCGCATGGCTCTCACGTCTCCTCTAATCGACATGTCCAAGAAGACGCTGGTGTGGGCCGTCGTGGCCACCATTCTGTGTCTAGGCCTGCTCATCACGCTGCTGATCGTCCTGCTCGTCGCTTCAGGCCTCAACTGCACCTGCTGGTTCTGGAGAGGCTTTTACTACTAA